A part of Gemmatimonadales bacterium genomic DNA contains:
- the rpsT gene encoding 30S ribosomal protein S20: protein MPRIKSAKKRMRQGKTHAVLNRTQRSQLRSAIKKVRSTAGDEAKTAYAEAARLIDRAGRKRLIHPNAAARHKSRLAKLVAGGK, encoded by the coding sequence GTGCCCCGAATCAAGTCCGCCAAGAAGCGCATGCGCCAAGGCAAGACTCACGCGGTGCTCAACCGCACTCAGCGGAGCCAGCTCCGTTCCGCCATCAAGAAGGTCCGGAGCACGGCCGGGGACGAGGCCAAGACGGCCTATGCCGAAGCCGCGCGCCTCATCGATCGCGCGGGCCGCAAGCGGCTGATTCATCCCAACGCGGCCGCCCGGCACAAGAGCCGCCTGGCCAAGCTGGTGGCCGGGGGCAAGTAG